Proteins encoded in a region of the Candidatus Neomarinimicrobiota bacterium genome:
- the dctP gene encoding TRAP transporter substrate-binding protein DctP — protein MPKPVIIKLATLAPVGSPWYEVLQDIVREWEEITDNQVQVKMYPGGVAGDERDLIIKMRLNHIQAAAMTATGISEVDKGIWGLSIPLILEDYNQLDWLRSQIEGELTRRLEEAGFLVLAWADVGWVYWFSRDPVYVPQDLQPQRIFTWSGGPNVEGLWKFGGFHSVSIAATDVLPALQTGLIDALGTSPLTAATFQWFGITKYMNPIKWSVMTGAILITKQAWSQIPAELRPKLLAVAQKHEERVQNEIRHMDDEAIRIMKEYGLQVVEVTPDQRAQWHSWLEPHYNKLRGLLTDTTMFDWVMELRKELPPPSTSSP, from the coding sequence ATGCCGAAGCCTGTTATCATCAAACTCGCCACGCTGGCTCCTGTCGGTTCACCATGGTATGAGGTTCTCCAGGACATAGTTCGAGAGTGGGAGGAGATCACTGACAATCAGGTACAGGTAAAAATGTACCCTGGCGGCGTTGCTGGCGATGAGCGGGACCTGATAATTAAAATGCGCCTCAATCATATTCAGGCTGCTGCCATGACAGCCACGGGAATCAGTGAAGTTGACAAGGGTATCTGGGGTCTTTCGATCCCACTCATATTGGAAGATTACAACCAGCTGGACTGGCTTCGGTCTCAGATTGAGGGTGAGTTGACCCGGCGGCTGGAAGAGGCTGGCTTCCTAGTTCTGGCTTGGGCTGATGTGGGTTGGGTCTACTGGTTCAGTCGGGATCCGGTCTATGTACCCCAGGACCTTCAACCGCAGCGCATTTTCACATGGTCTGGCGGGCCAAACGTTGAGGGATTATGGAAATTCGGGGGCTTTCATTCGGTATCTATTGCCGCTACGGACGTTCTGCCAGCCCTCCAGACCGGACTTATCGATGCCCTGGGCACCTCTCCCCTTACGGCTGCCACCTTTCAGTGGTTTGGCATTACCAAGTATATGAATCCTATTAAGTGGTCGGTCATGACGGGTGCAATTCTGATTACTAAACAGGCCTGGAGTCAGATACCGGCCGAACTGCGTCCGAAACTGCTGGCGGTTGCTCAAAAGCACGAAGAGCGCGTCCAGAATGAAATTCGTCATATGGATGACGAAGCCATCCGGATCATGAAGGAATACGGCCTTCAGGTAGTGGAGGTTACTCCGGATCAGAGAGCGCAGTGGCATAGTTGGCTTGAACCGCACTATAATAAGCTGAGAGGACTCCTGACCGATACCACCATGTTCGACTGGGTGATGGAGCTCCGCAAAGAGTTGCCTCCTCCTTCAACATCTTCTCCGTAG
- the cutA gene encoding divalent-cation tolerance protein CutA, translated as MKPVRNVLKIILSTHDDLLQAQDLARLLVESRAAACVNLVPNVTSVFQWNKALQIESELLLIIKTTEGKVAEVQALLEENHSYEVPEIVELDAEVLHLPYFEWVQECLQ; from the coding sequence ATGAAACCGGTTCGAAATGTCCTCAAAATCATCTTGTCCACCCACGATGACCTGCTCCAGGCCCAGGACTTGGCAAGGCTGTTGGTTGAGAGCCGCGCCGCCGCCTGTGTGAACCTGGTACCGAATGTGACGTCGGTATTCCAGTGGAATAAGGCGCTGCAAATAGAGAGCGAACTCCTCCTTATTATAAAAACAACAGAGGGAAAAGTGGCGGAAGTTCAAGCATTACTTGAAGAGAATCACTCTTACGAAGTGCCCGAGATTGTAGAGCTGGATGCCGAGGTCTTGCACCTGCCATATTTTGAGTGGGTGCAAGAATGCCTGCAGTAG